The following are encoded in a window of Rosa chinensis cultivar Old Blush chromosome 4, RchiOBHm-V2, whole genome shotgun sequence genomic DNA:
- the LOC112199702 gene encoding uncharacterized protein LOC112199702 yields MLLASSLVAETRMMNLLLQLHLQTARRCITSSSSSFRRNSFLSTHPIQQPLKPSQHLNPPHSSLIGFSPKPRPTIFSPATLRFLTTQSSEDLDDYQDDTFQGEETEEGGTSDGWEEGDSTDGWEDEDVAEPKVGDGGDGGGVVFHGVPWGEQALSIAREVLTRFCDDMKLFSFKTTPRGYVFVRLDKLSNEYGCPSMEDLGRYSKEYKKRLDEVGALGEIPEDLAVEVSSPGAERLLKVPGDLPRFKDKTMRVCYLEDVDSKHPEKDGVFMLESVETESESCVWKLANVKENRDPDSKGRPLTRKQTDWRLKLPFSAHKRVLLYLNSS; encoded by the exons ATGCTCTTAGCTTCTTCTCTCGTTGCAGAGACAAGAATGATGAACCTCCTCCTACAATTACACTTGCAAACTGCTCGAAGGTGTatcacatcttcttcttcttctttcagaAGAAACTCTTTCTTATCAACCCACCCAATACAACAACCTCTTAAACCCTCTCAACACTTAAACCCTCCTCATTCTTCTTTGATTGGTTTCTCTCCTAAACCCAGACCCACAATATTTTCTCCCGCTACTCTTCGATTCCTAACAACCCAGTCCTCTGAGGACCTCGACGATTACCAAGATGACACCTTTCAAG GTGAAGAAACAGAGGAGGGAGGAACATCAGATGGATGGGAAGAAGGAGATAGTACAGATGGTTGGGAGGACGAGGATGTCGCCGAGCCTAAG GTTGGTGATGGAggcgatggtggtggagtgGTGTTCCATGGTGTTCCCTGGGGTGAGCAGGCACTGTCCATTGCTCGTGAGGTGTTGACACGGTTCTGTGATGACATGAAGCTCTTCTCTTTCAAGACTACTCCTCGAGGATATGTGTTTGTGAGACTGGACAAACTATCAAACGA ATATGGATGTCCAAGTATGGAAGACCTTGGGCGCTACAGTAAAGAATACAAGAAAAGGTTGGATGAAGTTGGAGCACTTGGAGAAATACCCGAAGATTTGGCTGTTGAG GTATCATCTCCTGGCGCGGAGAGATTACTAAAGGTACCAGGTGATTTACCTCGTTTTAAAGACAAGACCATGAGAGTATGCTATTTAGAAGACGTGGATTCTAAACACCCAGAAAAGGATGGAGTATTTATGCTGGAGTCTGTTGAGACAGAGTCAGAGAGCTGTGTGTGGAAGTTGGCAAATGTGAAGGAAAACAGAGATCCGGACAGCAAAGGTAGACCATTAACACGTAAACAGACAGATTGGAGATTAAAATTGCCATTTTCTGCGCATAAAAGGGTACTTCTGTACCTAAACTCAAGTTGA